The genomic DNA TATTCCGCTCTTGCAAGGCAGACATGTGCCGCTGCACGCCGTTTACCATAAAAGCATTTCCGCCGCCGTATCCGCTTTGTTGCACGCCGGCGAAACGAGACTGACGGAATTGCTGCGGCTCATCCATTGGGGAGAAGTGACCGAAGACGAATTTCACATGCGCGGCATTGCCACGAGTTTTGCCGACGAGATTAAAAGCGAGACTTTGCAATAGAGAGGCGGCAACATGGCGGATCATGCAAAATTGCCAGAAAAGGATGAGACGGCAAATCATAAAAATGCAACCGCAAAAATGACTTATTTTGCCGTCTTGCTCCTCGGCGGCTTTCTGGCGGCCGCCTGGCTGGTCGTCTTTATTTTGTTTTTGGCCAGAAACGGCTGATCACAGCCGCAATCGCTGCAATTACAACGTTTTTAAAAAATGTTTGGAATTTGGCGAGACATGTCTTAAGATAAACTTATTGATCATAGAGAGGATGGTGCGGACATGTCGAAACTGG from Bacilli bacterium includes the following:
- a CDS encoding cytochrome c oxidase subunit 2A; protein product: MADHAKLPEKDETANHKNATAKMTYFAVLLLGGFLAAAWLVVFILFLARNG